A window from Virgibacillus sp. NKC19-3 encodes these proteins:
- a CDS encoding acyl-CoA dehydrogenase family protein codes for MVQAFADEVIQPRAIEADKEAKFPVDTFDQMGELGLLGIPFPEEYGGSGGDTLSYVLAVEEIGRVCGSTGLSYAAAVSLGASPIYAFGTEEQKEKFLTPLAQGKALGSFGLTEPNAGSDAGGTQTTAVEEGNDYIINGEKSFITNASFAKTVIVTAVTGKNEKGKNIISAIIVPTDTEGMTITSNYDKLGVRGSDTAEIVLENVRVPKENLLGDPQKGFHQLCTH; via the coding sequence ATGGTTCAAGCGTTTGCAGATGAAGTTATACAACCAAGAGCGATAGAGGCTGATAAAGAGGCAAAGTTTCCTGTCGATACCTTTGATCAGATGGGAGAATTAGGATTATTAGGAATCCCCTTTCCTGAGGAATATGGAGGTTCCGGTGGTGATACACTTTCCTACGTCCTGGCAGTGGAAGAGATCGGCCGTGTATGTGGGAGCACTGGTTTAAGTTACGCTGCAGCAGTTTCTCTTGGAGCAAGTCCAATCTATGCTTTTGGAACAGAAGAACAAAAAGAAAAATTTCTAACACCATTAGCACAAGGAAAAGCTTTAGGATCATTTGGATTAACGGAACCGAACGCCGGGTCTGATGCCGGTGGTACGCAAACGACTGCAGTGGAAGAGGGAAACGACTATATTATTAACGGGGAAAAATCTTTTATTACGAATGCGAGCTTTGCAAAAACAGTCATCGTTACAGCTGTTACTGGGAAAAACGAGAAGGGGAAAAACATCATTTCTGCCATAATTGTTCCAACAGATACAGAAGGAATGACCATTACAAGTAATTACGATAAATTAGGAGTTCGTGGCTCCGATACAGCAGAGATTGTTCTGGAAAATGTACGCGTTCCCAAAGAAAATTTGCTCGGCGACCCACAAAAGGGATTTCATCAATTATGCACACATTAG